One Nicotiana tabacum cultivar K326 chromosome 23, ASM71507v2, whole genome shotgun sequence genomic window, ATATTGTAACAATGGCTCCATTTTAACTCAGTTTCAACTCATATTTCATTCATTGTGTTTACTCAGTGCCACGTGTCTCCTTCCCTGTTTCTTGCTCTCTAGCTTACTCTTTTCAGCTCTACACTGCAAAACTCAATCTGGGGTATTCTTAGTCTTGGTGAATTTGAGTGTTTTATCAGTTGCATGATCATTTTCCGGCAGTGTTCGCCGGAGCTCCGGTGAGGCACAGAGCTGAGCTCCGGCGCAAATGTATTAGTTTAGGGTTAATATTGTAAAAATGTTCAAGTCTGCGAGATGGAGGAGCGAGAAGAACAAGATCAAAGCTGTTTTCAAGTTGCAGTTTCATGCAACTCAGGTACTATTACTGCCATTGCACTGTTGGGAGCAAATTTGTAGTCAAAGATTGGATTTTTTTCTCTCAAAGATTGGATTTTTTAAACTTCTTTTGTCCTGTTATGGGTACCTTTTTTCTTGGAAATTAATGTTTGAATGCATTGGAAATAACAATGTGAAAATCAGTGATTAGATGCATTCATTTCTATATACTACAGTAGTagtaaaggaaaaaaagaaggttGAAAAAAATCAAATCTTTGGTGTGTAATTTGATGTCCAGATTCATATATGATACTCCAATTTAATTTGTGGGGGAAATGGTTGATATTGTTAAAATGGAGTTCCAGTTCTTACATTGTCTTTGATTTAGACATCATATAATGCTGCAATTTCTTGTAAATGGAGCTGTTTTTTGCTTCAATTTTAGTGTTCTAAGTTGTTTCTTTGGTTGGATTTTGTGGGTTGGgggaagagggggggggggaggggggtgtaAACATGATAGTTGAAGGATTGGCAGTTATGCATTGAATGAAAGCATAATGGGATAATTTGTGTAGGTGTCACAGGTAGTAGGAGATGCATTAATGGTATCTGTGGTCCCTGCTGATGTTGGAAAGCCAACGGTAAAATCAGAGAAGGCAACGGTTCGCGATGGGAGCTGCTATTGGGAGAATGGAGTTCTCGAAAGTGTGAAATTTGTTCGAGAGCCAAAGTCAGGGAAGATTCATGAGAGGATCTATAACTTTGTTGTGGGAACGGTAAGCAACATTTCTAGTTTATGATTTTGTATGCTATGCTGCATTTTTATTAAGGGAGTTATGTGAAGTTTTTGGATGTGTACTTTGTAGGGTTCTTCAAAATCTGGAGTTGTTGGCGAAGCTTCGCTTGACTTTTCTAGTTATGCAGATGCAACTAAGGTTTCCTTGGTGTCTCTTCCTCTCAAAAATTCTAAATCTGAAGCTGTGTTGCATGTAAGTCTTTTAGCCCTTTTTGCTAGAAAATTATTAGGATTGATATTTTATAAATTCTTTGCAATTGTGTAATTAGTTTCCAATTGCTATTGTTGAACTGTAGGTTTCAATACAGAGGATTCAGGATTCTGCTGATCAAAGGTGTTATCAAtgatttttgtgtgtgtgttttagTACTTGATTGCCTATTGCCTAAAGTTAACAAAATTTCCCACTTTTTGGTGTTTTTACTTTTTACAGTGTTGTCGAAGAAATCGAAACTGCAAAACTTAATTCTCTGGATAGAAGCTTGAGATCACAATTAAGCAATGATGATTCTGAAGCAATAGTTAAAGACGATTTTATTGAGGTAAACAAATTAAGACCTTGGTTCGATTGTCATCTGAGCTAAGGATCATATCCTCAGACTGTCATAGTTCGAATATTTTAAAGCTTGCCATCGCACTTTGTTATTGATCATCGATTTTGGGAGCAATTTCTCATAGCCTGCTATTGCACATGGTTCTTGACTGATAAATttcacacacaaacacacacgtGTGTATGTGTATATCAATATCATTCAATCAAAATATGCCTCGTTCTTGGTTTTCTGATTATTTGCTGACAAAATTGTGTCGTTATTTTTCCTTGGATTTGACAGGATGCTCTGGCCAACAAACCTACATCACAAAATGGTGGAAAGAATGGCAACTGCCGGACATCAAGTGAATCTGATATTACCCTGTCCAGTTCTGGAAGCAGCTCAGGGCTTGATACACCTTGTGAAATCCCATTGAAGAACAACACAGTCCATCACGAGCAAATAAGCTTTCCGTCCTCTCTGAATAATGCTTTGTTTCCCCGGAAGCAAAATAGCAATGTCTCAACAACAGTTCATGAAGAAAGTCCGAATGCACACTGGGAGTGGATGGAAGGTTCTGCTTTTGATGCGGGTACAGATGTTGTTGAAAAGCTCAAAACTGATCTCTTAGCTATGGCCAGGCAAGCAGACGTGTCGGATTTGGAACTACAGACTCTTCGGAAACAGATAGTCAAGGAGAGCAAAAGGGGACAGGACCTCTCAAAAGAGGTAGCTAGTTTGAAAGAGGAACGAGATGCTCtcaaggaagaatgcgataaactTAAAGCCTCACAGAAACGTATTGACGAGACAAAGTCCAAAGACAAGTTGCTTTACGACAATGGGGATATTCAGGCTCTTGTAGATGAGCTTAGGCAAGAGTTGAATTATCAAAAGGACATGAATGCAAATCTTCAGATACAACTTCAGAAGACACAAGAATCAAATTCTGAGCTAATTCTTGCTGTCCAAGATCTAGATGAGATGTTGGAACAGAAAAACCAAGAAATCGCTAACCTATCCAATAAATCAACGTCGTGTGATGAAGCTGAGAAGTTTCCAGATGTTATCTCCAACTCCAAGCATGAAatgagtgatgaagatgatgaagagCAAAAAGCACTTGAGCAGCTTGTGAGACAGCATAGCGATGCCAAGGAAACATACGTGCTAGAGCAAAAAATCATGGACCTGCATGGTGAAATTGAGATCTACAGAAGAGACAGAGACGATTTAGAGATGCAGATGGAGCAACTTGCCCTTGACTATGAGATACTGAAGCAAGAAAACCATGACATGTCATACAAATTGGAGCAAAGCCAGATACAGGAACAATTAAAGATGCAGTATGAATGTTCCTCTTCGTATGCCACTGCAAGTCAAATGGAAGCCCAGATCGAGAGTTTGGAGAACGAGCTGAAGAAGCAATCTGAAGAATTCTCTGACTCTTTGGTCACGATTAGTGATCTTGAAGCTCAAGTGAGAAACTTGGAGGAAGAACTGGAAAAGCAAGCCCAGGGATTTGAAGCTGATTTGGGTGCGCTGACTCGTGATAAAGTTGAACAAGAGCAGAGAGCGATACGAGCTGAAGAAGCATTGAGGAAGACAAGATGGCAAAATGCTAGCACAGCAGAGCGGCTTCAGGAGGAATTTAAACGGCTCTCTGTCCAAATGGCGTCCACTTTTGAGGCTAATGAAAAATTGGCTAGCAAAGCACTGAATGAAGCTAACGAATTCCGCCTACAGAAAATGCACCTTGAAGATATGCTCCAGAAATCGTCCGAGGAGCTCCAATCTATCAGAGACCATTATGAAGTAAGGATTCTTGAGCTTTCCAGCCAGGTGAGTAAAATGACAGGTCAAATCGACAAGTTGCAGAGAGAAATAGACGAAAAATCTGTGCAACTAGAGAGACAAGAAGAGCTCGCCAAGGAAACTCAGCAGCATCAGTCACAGAAAGTTATTATCCTTGAAGCTGAGATTGAAAATCTATTAGCAGACAAGAAAATATCTTCTGATCATGAAGAACAGAAGAATAGTTTGATGGCTGAATTAGATAAAATGAGGACATCAATTAAGGATATGGAATTGCTTGTCGAACAAGGTCGCAATGAAAGAAGTGAACTGGAGACTAAGCTTGCATCAGTGAGAAAAGAAGCTGAGGAGTCTTTGAAGGAATTAAACAATATGAGGTCTCTTAAGGATCAGAAGGAGGCATTAGCTGGGAAACTGCATTTGGAAATGGATAACCTTAAATCGAGatgcaatgaaatgaaaaagatgtTGTTTGAGGATGAGGTggagaaagaaaaattgaaaaagcaGGTGTCTCAATTAAAAGGTGAtctgaagaagaaagaggatgtattGAATGGTTTAGATAAAAAGCTGAAGGATGCCAATGGTCGATTAATAGCTTCTAATGGAATGAAAGCAACATCAAAGAACAATAAATTAATGGCCACATCTGCAGGATCAAGAGAGGTTGCAAGTCTTAAAGAGAAGATAAAGTTGCTTGAGGTAAATATTTACCTGCCATTTTTTCTTTCTGAATGTATTATAACTTCCATATGAATTGCTGTCTGTGTCTTCTTTTACATATTTTCAAACTTCACAATATAATagggttttttttattttatgattttactaGGAAATAAACTGTCTATGTACTTCCTTTATTACTGGACCTTTTTGATTCCATTGTCAGTCAAAATGTTATGAAAATTGGTACTTGAAATACCAACTGCTCTTAATTCTGTACGATTGTTCCACGACCGACAGGGTCAGATCAAGATGAAGGAAAGTGCACTTGAGAGCTCAACAAATTCATTTTTGGAGAAGGAGAGAGATCTTCAAGACAAAATAGAGGAGTTAGATAGAAGATTAGAAGATCTTAGTCAGAATGCAGAAAGGCTGTCTGAACAAGAGTCTCACAAGGTCAGCTACAAGCCATCTATATTCAGCTTTTGTGACAAAACTTAATGTTTTTTGATTGACTTCAGCAACAAGATAGTCAGTTTATTCATTTCTCGAGAATATTTTCAGTCCACTGGTCCACTAGAAAAACAAATTGAGCATTATTCTATTTTTATAGCTTAAGTACTAAGCAAAATTAACTGGTTCAAGTTTGAATTGACTCTCATGCGATTTTAGCATGTATTGACTTTTATGAAATAACATTGTAAGGGTTTGGTTCATATACGATACAGGTGGTTGCAGAAGTTCTAAGTCCAGGATCTACGACATGCACAGAAGATGAAAATCCCTGTCATATGTCGACAAGGAAGAGGTACGAGTTCTGATATTCTAATTTATCTTTTAAGCCTTTTCTATTAAATCCTGCTTGAATAGCTCACCAGAAATATGAATATGTGTCCGCTGAAGTTTTTTTTCAATCATTGTTCTTATTGAAATATTTTTGTACTTGCAGCTGCAATGGCTGTTCACTTGACAAGGAAAGTGAAGCCTCAGGATCTAATACAAGACATCTCGAGGAATTGTCCAGCGAAATTGAACTACTGAGGGAGAGGAACAATGTAATGGAAGATGAACTGAAGGAAATGCAAGAGAGATATTCAGAAATAAGCCTCAAATTTGCTGAGGTAGAAGGAGAAAGACAACAGCTAGTAATGAAATTGCGAAAACGCTAAAAAGAAACCATAAGAGGCAGTTCCAACTTCCAAAGAGGTGATTactaaaattgtcaaaataaatGTAAATTGGTGAGGGACAATTCATCATTTTAAATTTTGTTTCTTGCATATAATGTTTGACTTTAGCCCTTAGATATTATACAAGAATGTAAAATAGTTTAGCTAAATAGGTTATATGTCTCACTTACAAGTTGTGTAAGAGTACTTTCAGCTGTTTCTGTGATTAGTTATTGGTAATATCTTCTGTTTATGAAAATACTCTTTTCTTTGTATCATTTAATATTTGCATGGACAAATATTTCGTTCTTTGGTCTGTAAAAGAAGAAAATTTATACTAGCTATTTGATCAATGAGAGTAAGATATCTTTTCCGGTGAATTTATTTTGCCATCAGTTTGAGTTTAGACTTGTACTATTAGAGTTCAACATACATAAACTATCACAcagcagcccggtgcactaagctcccgctttGCGTCGGGGTCCGGGAAAGTACCGGACCACTAGGGTCTATTTTATGCAGCCTTAttctgcatttttgcaagaggctgttttcacgTCTTGAACCCGTACCTTCTGGTAACataacaactttaccagttacgccaaggttcCTCTTCATAAACTATCACACAGCCTTGGGCCTAATTGTTAAGATTCTATAAAATGTGAAATTGTGTAATTATTTTCCTTGATGTGATATACGACTGTAAAAAGATaaatattactattattttgAAAGACACTAAACTGTAATGGTTTAGTTAAATAGGATTCACTGTGTTAAAagtttgtgattttcataaattGGGGTAATGCCTAGAGAATGCCCATAAAATGGTTAAATTATCTATCACATCAGTAAgattttgttatatatatatcaCGGGTGGGCCAATCATTAGACATTGAACTCTAATGCCTCGGGTATTAGCCACAGCTAGTAATCATTCAGTAATTTAGCAGGtgaatcattataaattgatagtagtatatatattaagaatttaagataatCGAATCCATTGCACCGATATTTGCCCTTTAAATTGGTTAGGACTCCGAATCTACTGACTTTGCATTCTATATTCACATTTGCTTATATAGCTGAATAATTTTAAGTAAATGTATACTTAAATTAATTTAGTATCCATTGGTCAAAAAAGTTGTTAATGGCAATCTGTAGTCTGTACCAACAAACTTAAAATAATCTTGGATTTTGCCATGAGCATGAACtacaattatttttaatttaatcctATCACTGGATATTTTGTACATTTCAACATCCATTACATGATTACATCTAAACAACTCATTACTTAAGTTCTCTTTTCAGATGTATCTTTTCCTGTTTGCAAGAACAAACAAGGAGTAGCCAACACAacggcaaaagaaaaagaaacaaaacaggGAGATTACAATTAAAGAGAAAAAGACCTAACTAATTGCAGAATCGAAGTAGTGCATTATACATTTTTCCCTGAGCAGTAGAGGAAGTTCGATTCTCATTATGCGCGATGTGACGAATTAGGAATATACTTTTTATTTAGGCTAAAGAGGGAATTTTTCTAGAACGCTGACATAGTGACAAGTGTACAAAGTCTATAATCAAATTTTGTGATGTATGAGACCACAAACAGTAACAAGAGCCATAACCAATGAGTGATCAACATGAGGTTCCACCACCAATGTTAATACATCACTTCCAAATAGTACTCCTGAAGCTTGTTTTTGTTTTACCTTATAAAACACAAAGCCAAAAAGAATTTTACACGATCGGTATATTTTAATTTGTTGTAACGGATATTTTTTCAGATTATTATTTCAATTTAATGGACGGTTATATATTGTTATACATCTCAAAAGGGTAGTGACTAACCTCTGCAACAAGTCTGCCTGCTTGGGTCACaatcttaattgattttattCCAAGGATAATGTTATAGCAGTTTGCTTCAGCTTGATTACA contains:
- the LOC107781967 gene encoding uncharacterized protein LOC107781967 isoform X2, producing MFKSARWRSEKNKIKAVFKLQFHATQVVGDALMVSVVPADVGKPTVKSEKATVRDGSCYWENGVLESVKFVREPKSGKIHERIYNFVVGTGSSKSGVVGEASLDFSSYADATKVSLVSLPLKNSKSEAVLHVSIQRIQDSADQSVVEEIETAKLNSLDRSLRSQLSNDDSEAIVKDDFIEDALANKPTSQNGGKNGNCRTSSESDITLSSSGSSSGLDTPCEIPLKNNTVHHEQISFPSSLNNALFPRKQNSNVSTTVHEESPNAHWEWMEGSAFDAGTDVVEKLKTDLLAMARQADVSDLELQTLRKQIVKESKRGQDLSKEVASLKEERDALKEECDKLKASQKRIDETKSKDKLLYDNGDIQALVDELRQELNYQKDMNANLQIQLQKTQESNSELILAVQDLDEMLEQKNQEIANLSNKSTSCDEAEKFPDVISNSKHEMSDEDDEEQKALEQLVRQHSDAKETYVLEQKIMDLHGEIEIYRRDRDDLEMQMEQLALDYEILKQENHDMSYKLEQSQIQEQLKMQYECSSSYATASQMEAQIESLENELKKQSEEFSDSLVTISDLEAQVRNLEEELEKQAQGFEADLGALTRDKVEQEQRAIRAEEALRKTRWQNASTAERLQEEFKRLSVQMASTFEANEKLASKALNEANEFRLQKMHLEDMLQKSSEELQSIRDHYEVRILELSSQVSKMTGQIDKLQREIDEKSVQLERQEELAKETQQHQSQKVIILEAEIENLLADKKISSDHEEQKNSLMAELDKMRTSIKDMELLVEQGRNERSELETKLASVRKEAEESLKELNNMRSLKDQKEALAGKLHLEMDNLKSRCNEMKKMLFEDEVEKEKLKKQVSQLKGDLKKKEDVLNGLDKKLKDANGRLIASNGMKATSKNNKLMATSAGSREVASLKEKIKLLEGQIKMKESALESSTNSFLEKERDLQDKIEELDRRLEDLSQNAERLSEQESHKVVAEVLSPGSTTCTEDENPCHMSTRKSCNGCSLDKESEASGSNTRHLEELSSEIELLRERNNVMEDELKEMQERYSEISLKFAEVEGERQQLVMKLRKR
- the LOC107781967 gene encoding uncharacterized protein LOC107781967 isoform X1 gives rise to the protein MFKSARWRSEKNKIKAVFKLQFHATQVSQVVGDALMVSVVPADVGKPTVKSEKATVRDGSCYWENGVLESVKFVREPKSGKIHERIYNFVVGTGSSKSGVVGEASLDFSSYADATKVSLVSLPLKNSKSEAVLHVSIQRIQDSADQSVVEEIETAKLNSLDRSLRSQLSNDDSEAIVKDDFIEDALANKPTSQNGGKNGNCRTSSESDITLSSSGSSSGLDTPCEIPLKNNTVHHEQISFPSSLNNALFPRKQNSNVSTTVHEESPNAHWEWMEGSAFDAGTDVVEKLKTDLLAMARQADVSDLELQTLRKQIVKESKRGQDLSKEVASLKEERDALKEECDKLKASQKRIDETKSKDKLLYDNGDIQALVDELRQELNYQKDMNANLQIQLQKTQESNSELILAVQDLDEMLEQKNQEIANLSNKSTSCDEAEKFPDVISNSKHEMSDEDDEEQKALEQLVRQHSDAKETYVLEQKIMDLHGEIEIYRRDRDDLEMQMEQLALDYEILKQENHDMSYKLEQSQIQEQLKMQYECSSSYATASQMEAQIESLENELKKQSEEFSDSLVTISDLEAQVRNLEEELEKQAQGFEADLGALTRDKVEQEQRAIRAEEALRKTRWQNASTAERLQEEFKRLSVQMASTFEANEKLASKALNEANEFRLQKMHLEDMLQKSSEELQSIRDHYEVRILELSSQVSKMTGQIDKLQREIDEKSVQLERQEELAKETQQHQSQKVIILEAEIENLLADKKISSDHEEQKNSLMAELDKMRTSIKDMELLVEQGRNERSELETKLASVRKEAEESLKELNNMRSLKDQKEALAGKLHLEMDNLKSRCNEMKKMLFEDEVEKEKLKKQVSQLKGDLKKKEDVLNGLDKKLKDANGRLIASNGMKATSKNNKLMATSAGSREVASLKEKIKLLEGQIKMKESALESSTNSFLEKERDLQDKIEELDRRLEDLSQNAERLSEQESHKVVAEVLSPGSTTCTEDENPCHMSTRKSCNGCSLDKESEASGSNTRHLEELSSEIELLRERNNVMEDELKEMQERYSEISLKFAEVEGERQQLVMKLRKR